A part of Scleropages formosus chromosome 3, fSclFor1.1, whole genome shotgun sequence genomic DNA contains:
- the LOC108936685 gene encoding transmembrane protein 184C-like: protein MPCTCGNWRRWIRPLVVLLYILLLLVVLPLCVWELQRSEVGTHNKAWFIAGIFVFMTIPISLWGILQHLVHYTQPELQKPIIRILWMVPIYSLDSWIALKYPGIAIYVDTCRECYEAYVIYNFMIFLLNYLANQYPSLVMMLEVQEQQKHLPPLCCCPPWPMGEVLLFRCKLGVLQYTVVRPFTTVIALICQLCGVYDEGNFSSKNAWTYLVIVNNLSQLFAMYCLVLFYKALRDELSPIHPVGKFLCVKLVVFVSFWQAVFIAFLVKVGVISDSHTWDWDSVEAVATGLQDFIICVEMFLAAIAHHYSFTYKPYIQEAEEGSCFDSFMAMWDVSDIRADISEQVRNVGRTVLGRPRKMYFGEEDQDQNEHTGLLSGGSQDAAVEAASIPSSPRGRYQGFGRTVTPHSLSAPAGLSIAIWEEDPAARDMRDHSGSKNDTVS, encoded by the exons ATGCCGTGCACCTGCGGCAACTGGCGGCGCTGGATCCGGCCGCTCGTCGTGCTGCTCTACATTCTGCTGCTGCTCGTCGTGCTGCCTCTCTGCGTCTGGGAGCTGCAGAGGTCCGAG GTTGGCACCCACAACAAAGCGTGGTTTATCGCCGGCATATTTGTGTTTATGACGATACCCATATCCCTGTGGGGCATTCTGCAGCACCTTGTACACTACACCCAGCCCGAGCTGCAGAAGCCCATAATCCG GATATTATGGATGGTACCAATATACAGTTTAGACAGC TGGATTGCTCTCAAGTATCCCGGCATCGCCATATATGTGGACACTTGCAGGGAGTGCTACGAAGCGTACGTCATCTATAATTTCATGATTTTCCTGCTGAATTATCTGGCCAACCAGTATCCCAGCCTGGTGATGATGCTGGAAGTCCAGGAACAACAGAAGCACCTGCCTCCATTGTGCTGCTGTCCACCTTGGCCCATGGGAGA GGTGCTGTTATTTAGGTGCAAGCTGGGAGTTCTGCAGTATACGGTGGTGCGACCCTTCACTACTGTTATAGCCCT GATTTGCCAGTTGTGTGGTGTCTACGACGAAGGTAACTTCAGCTCAAAAAATGCTTGGACCTACCTGGTTATCGTGAACAACTTATCCCAGCTG TTTGCCATGTACTGCCTGGTGCTCTTCTACAAGGCCCTGCGAGACGAGCTCAGCCCAATCCACCCGGTGGGGAAGTTCCTGTGCGTTAAGCTTGTGGTGTTTGTGTCCTTCTG GCAAGCTGTGTTCATTGCCTTTTTGGTGAAGGTGGGGGTCATCTCAGATTCCCACACGTGGGACTGGGATAGCGTTGAAGCCGTAGCTACTGGTTTGCAG GATTTCATCATTTGTGTGGAGATGTTCCTGGCGGCCATCGCTCACCACTACAGTTTTACCTACAAGCCTTACATCCAGGAGGCTGAGGAGGGCTCCTGCTTTGACTCCTTCATGGCCATGTGGGATGTGTCGGACATCAGGGCTGACATATCGGAGCAAGTGCGCAACGTTG GAAGGACTGTTCTCGGACGCCCCAGGAAGATGTACTTTGGTGAGGAGGATCAGGACCAGAACGAACACACGGGCCTCCTGTCTGGTGGCTCCCAGGATGCTGCCGTGGAAGCGGCCTCCATTCCATCGTCTCCTCGTGGACGCTACCAGGGCTTTGGGCGCACGGTGACACCCCACTCCCTCTCGGCTCCCGCGGGCCTCAGCATCGCCATCTGGGAAGAAGACCCTGCAGCCAGAGACATGAGAGACCACTCTGGGTCAAAAAATGACACAGTCTCTTAG